A window from Spirochaetota bacterium encodes these proteins:
- a CDS encoding right-handed parallel beta-helix repeat-containing protein encodes MKKELIVFITIASAAAFAADIFVAPTGSDANPGTREKPFAGIVRAQTAARAEKHKNRSEAVTVWLSGGTYRLLEKLVFTAEDAGSENAPVVYRSLAGERAVVSGGMPITGTWKKIAGKPFYEISVPDVASGKWFFNSLYVNGVGKTRARKPNEDQVMLRAKGRAYGEASNKAFVFYPGDIDAQWRNLADADIVLIGSWTPTIHAIASVDTEKGIVKFESTHGRPVDFWEKNFRYYVANVFEALDTPGEWYLDRKSGTLYYYPEATEDMSKAEVIAPKLMTTIMEIVSSDAAKPVAHLEFRDLMFAHTDGDMEKHNGVYRQGHMFLSAAIYAKNMRRSIFSNCEIAHLGEYAMELDTGCQENTIVRCHIWDMGAGGIQIGITDLKTLQMLEQSKKKELIRVQSNIVDNSIVHRLGTIWHGCYGILNRFASYSKITHNEIFDVHWDAIASDARWTYKGEDHSGGHEIAYNYMHYLGLGYHGDAAGYYQFGPLDTWVHHNITHDTVAYPFIHAGFAGYYLDEQSRAAVVENNIAYNIDWSSYFQNRGSNNVFRNNIGAFTRNGFIWRGAILRNGLNHFAASNNIFIASNTTAIGESWEAGPMPPELSKNIYWNINGDANMRFFSRYSLAEFQKLGYEHDSLITDPGCRDPKKFDFTVDTSSAAIKLGFVPFDDEIRKAGVYGDETWRSLAKRFTVRSRLPVEDPNSPSRRPRIDLDFESMPAGTEPADLTIRKEGAATFMVSEEAAFGGRRSLKCIDRKDISKSYNPHFFVAYRNIERGVFRASFDAMISPDEPISYRFEVRGKGSVDETGPRLDCNADGGVLVCDTKVADIRPGTWVHVEIAFTIGSGEFSLLLKYDGGELNKSFPFLHAHFRSVSWAGITAGLIKDGSAYFDNLKMSIE; translated from the coding sequence ATGAAAAAAGAACTGATCGTGTTCATCACCATCGCATCCGCAGCGGCGTTCGCCGCCGATATCTTCGTTGCACCGACCGGCAGCGATGCTAACCCCGGCACGCGGGAAAAACCGTTCGCCGGGATTGTGCGCGCGCAGACGGCAGCACGCGCCGAAAAGCATAAGAATCGGAGCGAGGCGGTAACCGTATGGCTTTCCGGGGGCACCTATCGTCTTCTTGAAAAACTCGTGTTCACGGCGGAAGATGCCGGCTCTGAGAACGCGCCGGTAGTGTATCGATCGCTTGCGGGAGAACGCGCCGTCGTAAGCGGCGGCATGCCGATCACCGGGACATGGAAGAAGATCGCGGGCAAACCGTTCTATGAGATATCCGTACCCGATGTTGCTTCCGGAAAATGGTTTTTCAATTCATTGTACGTGAACGGTGTGGGGAAAACACGCGCGCGCAAGCCCAATGAGGACCAGGTGATGCTTCGCGCCAAAGGACGCGCATACGGGGAAGCATCCAACAAAGCGTTCGTGTTCTACCCCGGGGATATCGACGCGCAGTGGAGGAATCTTGCCGATGCGGACATCGTTCTCATCGGCTCATGGACACCGACGATTCATGCGATAGCGTCCGTTGACACAGAGAAGGGCATCGTAAAATTTGAGAGCACGCACGGTCGCCCCGTTGATTTCTGGGAGAAGAATTTCAGGTACTACGTGGCGAACGTATTCGAAGCGCTCGACACGCCCGGAGAATGGTATCTCGACCGGAAGTCAGGCACGCTCTATTATTATCCGGAAGCGACTGAGGATATGTCGAAAGCAGAGGTGATCGCGCCGAAACTCATGACGACCATCATGGAGATCGTTTCATCCGATGCAGCAAAGCCCGTCGCGCATCTGGAATTCCGCGATCTCATGTTCGCTCACACCGACGGCGATATGGAAAAGCATAACGGCGTGTACCGGCAGGGACATATGTTCCTGAGCGCAGCTATCTATGCCAAAAATATGCGCCGCTCGATATTCTCCAACTGCGAGATAGCGCATCTCGGCGAATATGCGATGGAGCTCGACACCGGGTGTCAGGAGAACACCATCGTCCGCTGTCATATCTGGGACATGGGTGCCGGCGGTATACAAATAGGGATCACCGATCTCAAGACTCTGCAGATGCTTGAGCAGTCGAAAAAAAAGGAACTCATACGCGTACAATCGAATATTGTCGATAACAGCATCGTGCATCGCCTCGGAACGATATGGCACGGCTGCTACGGGATACTCAATCGCTTCGCCTCGTACTCGAAGATCACCCATAACGAAATATTCGATGTGCACTGGGATGCGATAGCCTCCGATGCGCGGTGGACGTACAAGGGAGAGGATCATTCCGGCGGTCATGAGATAGCATACAATTACATGCATTATCTCGGCCTTGGCTATCACGGCGATGCGGCGGGGTATTATCAATTCGGTCCACTCGACACGTGGGTGCATCACAACATTACACACGATACGGTAGCGTATCCGTTCATACACGCAGGTTTCGCAGGCTATTATCTCGACGAGCAGTCGCGCGCTGCCGTTGTGGAGAACAATATCGCGTACAATATCGACTGGTCGTCGTATTTCCAGAACCGCGGATCGAACAATGTGTTCCGCAACAATATCGGTGCATTCACCCGCAACGGCTTCATCTGGCGCGGAGCGATACTCAGGAACGGGCTCAATCATTTCGCCGCGTCGAACAATATCTTTATCGCATCGAATACCACAGCCATCGGCGAGTCGTGGGAGGCAGGTCCGATGCCGCCGGAGCTGTCAAAGAACATCTACTGGAATATAAACGGCGACGCAAACATGCGCTTCTTCTCGCGATATTCTCTCGCGGAATTCCAGAAGCTCGGCTACGAGCACGATTCACTCATCACTGACCCCGGCTGCCGCGATCCGAAAAAATTCGATTTCACCGTCGATACATCCTCCGCTGCAATAAAGCTCGGTTTCGTGCCGTTCGATGATGAGATTAGAAAAGCAGGCGTGTACGGCGATGAGACGTGGCGCTCGCTCGCGAAAAGATTCACCGTTCGCTCGCGTCTGCCTGTTGAAGACCCGAATTCACCGTCGCGCCGCCCACGCATTGACCTCGATTTCGAATCGATGCCCGCGGGGACGGAACCTGCCGACCTCACGATACGAAAGGAAGGGGCGGCTACCTTCATGGTCAGCGAAGAGGCGGCATTCGGCGGGAGACGCTCGCTCAAATGCATAGACCGCAAGGATATTTCAAAATCATATAATCCGCATTTTTTCGTCGCGTACAGGAATATCGAACGCGGGGTGTTCCGCGCGTCATTCGATGCGATGATCAGCCCCGATGAGCCGATCAGTTATCGCTTCGAAGTGCGCGGGAAAGGCTCCGTGGATGAGACAGGGCCGCGGCTTGACTGCAATGCCGACGGGGGTGTGCTCGTATGCGACACAAAAGTGGCGGACATTCGCCCGGGGACATGGGTGCATGTGGAGATTGCATTCACCATCGGCAGCGGCGAATTTTCACTTCTGCTCAAGTACGACGGCGGTGAGTTGAACAAGTCATTCCCGTTCCTGCACGCTCATTTCAGATCGGTGTCCTGGGCAGGGATCACCGCAGGATTGATTAAGGACGGCAGTGCGTATTTCGACAATCTGAAGATGTCCATCGAATGA
- a CDS encoding FAD-dependent oxidoreductase codes for MTYVKEPERDVPVKYDVDVVVAGGGTAGVAAAVCAGRMGLRTVMVEQSCAPGGLVTQLGWSNDFTNKGGFTREFFELLERDGVMVRNKTMCNYDQFRVTPYLDTFLAAANVRVLYRATVANVIQNDGTVSGVFIETKEGRIAVKARVVIDATGDGDAAAQAGAKFTKGRAKDGAMQAISLSHTFINYTAGTISMEDIAKEVRDTSPDFMLPYVHGTWKNQTGTKSTMTNGTMHVCGYDPVSAEGISDALIALRAQAVDVFNALKKTTSMRDIEFGPFMPLPGIRESRRITCDYTVTKDDTVRGARFDDGLFTVTQPIDIHKCTEAEPCIIVEKVTPYHIPYRSLLPRGIENLMVVGRCIGGEHEALASYRIIADCFAMGEAAAIAAQQVAKGARSLRAVDVGTVTAEMEHRGYSR; via the coding sequence ATGACATATGTGAAAGAACCTGAGCGCGACGTCCCGGTGAAATACGACGTCGATGTCGTCGTAGCCGGCGGCGGAACGGCAGGCGTCGCCGCGGCGGTGTGCGCCGGACGCATGGGCCTTCGCACCGTGATGGTGGAACAATCATGCGCGCCGGGCGGGCTCGTTACGCAGCTCGGCTGGTCGAACGATTTCACGAACAAGGGCGGCTTTACGCGCGAATTCTTCGAGCTGCTCGAGCGCGACGGCGTCATGGTGCGGAATAAGACCATGTGCAATTACGATCAATTCCGTGTAACGCCGTATCTCGACACATTCCTTGCCGCGGCGAACGTACGGGTACTTTACCGCGCAACGGTGGCGAACGTGATACAGAACGACGGAACGGTTTCCGGCGTTTTTATAGAAACGAAGGAAGGGCGCATCGCCGTAAAAGCACGCGTCGTCATCGATGCAACCGGCGATGGCGATGCGGCGGCGCAGGCAGGAGCGAAATTCACCAAGGGGCGCGCGAAGGACGGCGCCATGCAGGCGATATCGCTCAGCCATACGTTCATCAATTATACTGCAGGCACGATATCGATGGAGGACATTGCGAAAGAAGTGCGCGACACGTCACCCGATTTCATGCTTCCGTATGTGCACGGCACGTGGAAGAACCAGACCGGCACGAAAAGCACGATGACGAACGGCACCATGCATGTGTGCGGGTATGACCCCGTTTCAGCCGAGGGGATATCGGATGCGCTTATCGCACTGCGCGCGCAGGCGGTCGATGTTTTCAACGCGCTAAAAAAGACGACGTCCATGCGCGACATCGAGTTCGGCCCGTTCATGCCGCTGCCCGGCATACGCGAGAGTAGGCGCATCACCTGCGATTACACCGTAACGAAGGATGACACGGTGCGCGGCGCGCGTTTCGATGACGGGCTCTTCACAGTAACCCAGCCGATCGATATACATAAATGCACGGAAGCGGAACCGTGCATCATCGTTGAAAAGGTTACGCCGTATCATATCCCGTACCGATCGCTCCTGCCGCGCGGCATAGAGAATCTCATGGTCGTCGGCAGATGCATCGGGGGCGAACACGAGGCGCTCGCAAGTTACCGCATCATCGCCGATTGTTTCGCCATGGGCGAAGCGGCCGCTATTGCCGCTCAGCAGGTGGCAAAGGGCGCGCGTTCACTTCGTGCAGTCGATGTCGGAACGGTCACCGCAGAGATGGAACATCGGGGATATTCCCGTTAG